In a single window of the Streptomyces sp. NBC_00285 genome:
- a CDS encoding adenosylcobinamide-GDP ribazoletransferase, producing the protein MTRLPLDGLRFAFGTLSVLPVKVTRWDREAARGGMLCAPLVGVVLGGLSAALGLLLLFLGASALLAAVAAVAVPAVLTRGLHLDGLADTADGLGSGKPAEDALRIMKQSDIGPFGVITLVFVLFAQVAALSQSYGDSWARGAVATVVSATAARLALTLAARAGVPAARPEGLGAAVAGVVPRRAAVPVAAAVVLGAAGAGALFGPYDLVRSVLAVAAAVIVAELLLRHCTRRFGGVTGDVFGGLAEAAATTALVVLSMNP; encoded by the coding sequence ATGACCCGCCTCCCCCTCGACGGCCTCCGCTTCGCCTTCGGCACGCTCAGCGTGCTCCCCGTGAAGGTGACCCGCTGGGACCGGGAGGCGGCACGGGGCGGCATGCTGTGCGCTCCGCTGGTCGGGGTGGTACTGGGCGGTCTGTCGGCCGCGCTGGGACTTCTGCTCCTGTTCCTGGGCGCCTCCGCGCTGCTCGCCGCGGTCGCCGCGGTCGCCGTACCCGCGGTTCTCACTCGGGGCCTGCATCTCGACGGGCTCGCCGACACGGCGGACGGCCTGGGCAGCGGCAAGCCCGCCGAGGACGCGCTGCGGATCATGAAGCAGTCGGACATCGGCCCGTTCGGTGTGATCACCCTCGTCTTCGTGCTGTTCGCCCAGGTGGCCGCGCTGTCGCAGTCGTACGGCGACTCCTGGGCACGGGGTGCGGTGGCGACGGTGGTCTCGGCGACGGCCGCCCGCCTCGCGCTGACCCTGGCGGCACGTGCCGGGGTGCCGGCAGCGCGGCCGGAGGGGCTGGGGGCGGCGGTGGCAGGGGTCGTCCCGCGTCGGGCGGCGGTGCCGGTGGCCGCCGCGGTGGTGCTGGGGGCGGCCGGAGCGGGGGCGCTCTTCGGACCGTACGACCTCGTCCGTTCGGTGCTGGCGGTCGCCGCCGCCGTGATCGTGGCCGAGCTTCTGTTGCGGCACTGCACGCGCCGCTTCGGCGGGGTGACCGGGGACGTGTTCGGAGGGCTGGCGGAGGCGGCGGCGACGACGGCTCTGGTGGTCCTGTCCATGAACCCCTGA
- a CDS encoding endo alpha-1,4 polygalactosaminidase yields MKRLPLLVTLLLLTAGCSAAPDSGPGEARWQPRPGVAWQWQLTGRVDTSVDVPVYDIDGFDQSRSVVSALHRKDRKVICYLSTGAWEDWRPDAKKFPASVTGRGNGWEGERWLDIRRTDVLEPLMAARFDMCRTKGFDAIEPDNMDGYKNRTGFALTAADQLRYNRLIAKLAHERGMAVGLKNDLDQIPDLVDDFDFAVNEQCAQYHECGDMKPFITADKAVFHVEYELPTTRFCADSRRLKLSSMLKKYELGVWRRPC; encoded by the coding sequence TTGAAACGCCTTCCCCTGCTCGTCACCCTGCTGCTCCTGACGGCGGGCTGCTCGGCCGCCCCCGACTCCGGGCCCGGTGAGGCCCGTTGGCAGCCCCGGCCCGGCGTCGCCTGGCAGTGGCAGCTGACCGGCCGTGTCGACACCTCGGTGGACGTGCCGGTGTACGACATCGACGGCTTCGACCAGTCCAGGTCCGTGGTGTCCGCCCTGCACCGCAAGGACCGCAAGGTCATCTGCTACCTCTCCACGGGCGCGTGGGAGGATTGGCGGCCCGACGCGAAGAAGTTCCCGGCGTCGGTGACAGGCCGTGGCAACGGCTGGGAGGGGGAGCGCTGGCTCGACATCCGCCGCACGGACGTGCTGGAACCGCTGATGGCCGCCCGCTTCGACATGTGCCGCACAAAGGGCTTCGACGCGATCGAGCCCGACAACATGGACGGTTACAAGAACCGCACGGGCTTCGCCCTGACCGCGGCGGACCAGCTCCGCTACAACCGGCTGATCGCGAAACTGGCCCATGAGCGGGGAATGGCGGTGGGGTTGAAGAACGACCTCGACCAGATCCCGGACCTGGTCGACGACTTCGACTTCGCGGTCAACGAACAGTGCGCGCAGTACCACGAGTGCGGGGACATGAAGCCGTTCATCACGGCGGACAAGGCGGTCTTCCACGTCGAGTACGAACTCCCGACGACCCGCTTCTGCGCGGACTCCCGCCGCCTGAAGCTGAGTTCGATGCTGAAGAAGTACGAGCTGGGGGTGTGGCGCAGGCCCTGCTAG
- a CDS encoding leucyl aminopeptidase, translating into MTALTLSTAAAPGLRADAIVIGVAKGANGPVPAPGAEAVDKAYDGRLAGVLETLGASGAEGEVTKLPAPSGLKAPLVVAVGLGAEPEKDSAFAPETLRKAAGAAARALTGAKKAAFVLPLADAGDVGAVAEGVLLGAYSFDTYKENNAGGARAAKNSKAPLAEAALLGGKPRDAAHKTALARATAVAEELNRARDLINMPPNDLNPEAFAAIVQTAGKEHGLKVQVLDVKALEKGGYGGILGVGAGSASGPRLVKLSYTSSKATKHLALVGKGITYDSGGISLKPPGHNETMKCDMSGAAAVFAAVVSAARLGLEVNVTGWLALAENMPSGSATRPGDVLRMYSGKTVEVLNTDAEGRLVLADALWAASAEKPDAIVDVATLTGAMMVALGSRTFGIMANDDAFRTAVYEAAEEVGEPAWPMPLPEHLRKGMDSPTADIANMGERMGGGLVAGLFLREFVGEGITWAHLDIAGPAFNDGGPFGYTPKGGTGTAVRTLVRLAELVGSGDLG; encoded by the coding sequence GTGACTGCTCTCACTCTCAGCACCGCCGCGGCGCCCGGCCTACGGGCCGACGCGATCGTGATCGGTGTCGCCAAGGGCGCGAACGGCCCGGTCCCCGCGCCGGGCGCCGAGGCCGTGGACAAGGCCTACGACGGCCGCCTCGCCGGCGTCCTGGAAACCCTCGGTGCCTCGGGCGCCGAGGGCGAGGTGACGAAGCTGCCCGCGCCCTCCGGCCTCAAGGCCCCGCTCGTGGTGGCGGTGGGTCTGGGCGCCGAGCCCGAGAAGGACTCCGCCTTCGCCCCGGAGACCCTGCGCAAGGCCGCCGGCGCGGCCGCCCGCGCCCTGACCGGCGCGAAGAAGGCCGCGTTCGTGCTGCCGCTGGCCGATGCCGGCGACGTCGGCGCGGTCGCCGAGGGCGTGCTGCTCGGGGCGTACTCCTTCGACACCTACAAGGAGAACAACGCGGGCGGTGCCAGGGCCGCCAAGAACAGCAAGGCCCCGCTCGCCGAGGCCGCGCTGCTGGGCGGCAAGCCGCGGGACGCCGCGCACAAGACCGCGCTCGCCCGGGCCACCGCCGTCGCCGAGGAGCTCAACCGCGCGCGCGACCTGATCAACATGCCGCCGAACGACCTGAACCCCGAGGCCTTCGCCGCCATCGTGCAGACCGCGGGCAAGGAGCACGGCCTCAAGGTGCAGGTGCTCGACGTGAAGGCCCTGGAGAAGGGCGGCTACGGCGGCATCCTCGGCGTCGGCGCGGGGTCGGCGTCGGGGCCGCGGCTGGTGAAGCTGTCGTACACGTCGTCCAAGGCGACAAAGCACCTCGCGCTGGTCGGCAAGGGCATCACCTACGACTCGGGCGGCATCTCGCTGAAGCCGCCGGGCCACAACGAGACGATGAAGTGCGACATGAGCGGGGCGGCCGCGGTGTTCGCAGCCGTGGTCTCGGCCGCGCGTCTGGGCCTTGAGGTCAACGTGACCGGCTGGCTGGCGCTGGCCGAGAACATGCCGTCGGGGTCCGCGACGCGGCCCGGTGACGTGCTGCGGATGTACAGCGGCAAGACGGTGGAGGTGCTGAACACCGACGCGGAGGGCCGGCTGGTGCTGGCCGACGCGCTGTGGGCCGCGTCGGCGGAGAAGCCGGACGCCATCGTGGACGTCGCGACCCTCACCGGCGCGATGATGGTGGCGCTGGGCAGCCGGACGTTCGGGATCATGGCGAACGACGATGCCTTCCGTACGGCGGTGTACGAGGCCGCGGAGGAGGTCGGCGAGCCGGCGTGGCCGATGCCGCTGCCGGAGCACCTGCGCAAGGGGATGGACTCGCCCACCGCGGACATCGCGAACATGGGCGAGCGGATGGGCGGCGGGCTGGTCGCCGGGCTCTTCCTGCGCGAGTTCGTGGGCGAGGGGATCACCTGGGCGCACCTCGACATCGCGGGTCCCGCGTTCAACGACGGTGGGCCGTTCGGGTACACGCCGAAGGGTGGGACCGGGACCGCGGTGCGTACGTTGGTGCGGCTGGCGGAGCTGGTCGGCTCCGGTGACCTGGGGTGA
- the lpdA gene encoding dihydrolipoyl dehydrogenase, producing MANDASTVFDLVILGGGSGGYAAALRGAQLGLDVALIEKDKVGGTCLHRGCIPTKALLHAGEIADQARESEQFGVKTTFEGIDIAGVHKYKDGVIAGLYKGLQGLVASRKVTYIEGEGRLSSPTSVDVNGRRVEGRHVLLATGSVPKSLPGLEIDGNRIISSDHALVLDRVPKSAIVLGGGVIGVEFASAWKSFGTDITIIEGLKHLAPLEDENSSKLLERAFRKRGIKFNLGTFFSKAEYTADGVKVTLADGKEFEAELLLVAVGRGPVSAGLGYEEQGVATDRGYVLVDEYMRTNVPTISAVGDLVPTLQLAHVGFAEGILVAERLAGLKTVPIDYDGVPRVTYCHPEVASVGITEAKAKEIYGADKVVTLKYNLAGNGKSKILNTSGEIKLVQVKDGAVVGVHMVGDRMGEQVGEAQLIYNWEALPAEVAQLIHAHPTQSEALGEAHLALAGKPLHSHD from the coding sequence GTGGCGAACGACGCCAGCACCGTTTTCGACCTAGTGATCCTCGGCGGTGGTAGTGGCGGTTACGCCGCGGCCCTGCGCGGGGCGCAGCTGGGGCTTGACGTCGCCCTGATCGAGAAGGACAAGGTCGGCGGTACCTGCCTGCACCGAGGGTGCATCCCCACCAAGGCCCTGCTGCACGCGGGCGAGATCGCCGACCAGGCCCGCGAGAGCGAGCAGTTCGGTGTGAAGACCACCTTCGAGGGCATCGACATCGCCGGGGTCCACAAGTACAAGGACGGCGTGATCGCCGGCCTGTACAAGGGCCTCCAGGGACTCGTCGCCTCCCGGAAGGTGACGTACATCGAGGGTGAGGGGCGGCTCTCCTCCCCGACCTCCGTCGACGTGAACGGCCGCCGTGTCGAGGGCCGTCACGTCCTGCTGGCGACCGGCTCCGTGCCGAAGTCGCTGCCGGGCCTGGAGATCGACGGCAACCGGATCATCTCCTCGGACCACGCTCTCGTCCTGGACCGCGTGCCGAAGTCGGCGATCGTCCTCGGCGGCGGTGTGATCGGTGTCGAGTTCGCCTCCGCCTGGAAGTCCTTCGGGACCGACATCACGATCATCGAGGGTCTCAAGCACCTCGCCCCTCTTGAGGACGAGAACTCCTCCAAGCTTCTTGAGCGCGCGTTCCGCAAGCGCGGCATCAAGTTCAACCTGGGCACCTTCTTCTCGAAGGCCGAGTACACCGCCGACGGCGTCAAGGTCACCCTCGCCGACGGCAAGGAGTTCGAGGCCGAGCTCCTGCTGGTCGCCGTGGGCCGCGGCCCGGTCTCCGCCGGTCTCGGCTACGAGGAGCAGGGCGTCGCGACGGACCGCGGCTACGTCCTGGTCGACGAGTACATGCGCACCAACGTCCCGACGATCTCCGCCGTCGGCGACCTGGTCCCCACGCTCCAGCTCGCGCACGTCGGCTTCGCCGAGGGCATCCTGGTGGCGGAGCGTCTGGCCGGTCTGAAGACCGTCCCGATCGACTACGACGGCGTCCCGCGGGTGACCTACTGCCACCCCGAGGTCGCCTCCGTGGGCATCACCGAGGCCAAGGCCAAGGAGATCTACGGCGCGGACAAGGTCGTCACCCTGAAGTACAACCTCGCGGGCAACGGCAAGAGCAAGATCCTGAACACCTCGGGCGAGATCAAGCTCGTCCAGGTCAAGGACGGTGCCGTGGTCGGCGTCCACATGGTCGGCGACCGCATGGGCGAGCAGGTCGGCGAAGCCCAGCTGATCTACAACTGGGAGGCGCTGCCCGCCGAGGTGGCGCAGCTCATCCACGCCCACCCGACGCAGAGTGAGGCGCTCGGCGAGGCCCACCTGGCCCTCGCGGGCAAGCCCCTCCACTCGCACGACTGA
- the sucB gene encoding 2-oxoglutarate dehydrogenase, E2 component, dihydrolipoamide succinyltransferase, translated as MAVSVTLPALGESVTEGTVTRWLKAEGERVEADEPLLEVSTDKVDTEIPSPVAGVLASIKVAEDETVEVGAELAVIDDGTGAPAAAPAPAAEPVAEPAPEPAQAAPSTEQAAPAPAPTAEAASGGGSAEGTDVVLPALGESVTEGTVTRWLKSVGDSVEADEPLLEVSTDKVDTEIPAPTSGVLLEITVGEDETAEVGAKLAVIGAPGAAPAAAPAPAAPAPAAAAPAPAPAPAAPAPAPAPAPVQAAAPAPAAPAPAQAAPAPVTPAPAPAAPSGDDGAYVTPLVRKLAAEHGVDLAAVKGTGVGGRIRKQDVVAAAEAAKAAAAPAPAVAAPAAAAKKAPSLEASPLRGQTVKMPRIRKVIGDNMVKALHEQAQLSSVVEVDVTRLMKLRARAKDSFAAREGVKLSPMPFFVKAAAQALKAHAPVNARINVDEGTITYFDTESIGIAVDSEKGLMTPVIKHAGDLNIAGIAKATAELAGKVRANKITPDELSGATFTISNTGSRGALFDTIIVPPGQVAILGIGATVKRPAVIETEEGTVIGIRDMTYLTLSYDHRLVDGADAARYLTAVKAILEAGEFEVELGL; from the coding sequence ATGGCGGTTTCCGTAACCCTTCCGGCGCTCGGCGAGAGCGTCACCGAGGGCACTGTCACCCGCTGGCTGAAGGCCGAGGGTGAGCGCGTAGAGGCCGACGAGCCGCTGCTCGAGGTGTCGACCGACAAGGTCGACACCGAGATCCCCTCCCCCGTAGCCGGCGTCCTGGCCTCCATCAAGGTCGCCGAGGACGAGACCGTCGAGGTCGGCGCCGAGCTGGCCGTCATCGACGACGGCACCGGCGCTCCCGCCGCTGCCCCGGCCCCGGCGGCCGAGCCGGTCGCCGAGCCCGCTCCCGAACCGGCTCAGGCAGCCCCGTCCACCGAGCAGGCCGCTCCGGCGCCCGCTCCCACCGCCGAGGCCGCGTCCGGCGGCGGTTCCGCCGAGGGCACGGACGTCGTCCTGCCCGCCCTGGGCGAGTCCGTCACCGAGGGCACCGTCACCCGCTGGCTGAAGTCGGTCGGCGACTCGGTCGAGGCCGACGAGCCGCTGCTGGAGGTGTCGACCGACAAGGTGGACACCGAGATTCCGGCGCCCACCTCCGGTGTGCTGCTGGAGATCACGGTCGGCGAGGACGAGACCGCCGAGGTCGGCGCGAAGCTCGCCGTCATCGGCGCCCCGGGTGCGGCTCCGGCCGCTGCTCCGGCACCCGCCGCCCCGGCCCCGGCTGCCGCCGCTCCGGCACCCGCACCCGCCCCCGCGGCTCCGGCGCCCGCCCCGGCTCCGGCTCCGGTCCAGGCCGCTGCTCCGGCTCCGGCCGCCCCGGCGCCCGCGCAGGCCGCTCCGGCTCCGGTCACCCCGGCTCCGGCGCCCGCCGCACCCTCCGGTGACGACGGCGCCTACGTGACCCCGCTGGTGCGCAAGCTCGCCGCCGAGCACGGCGTCGACCTGGCCGCCGTCAAGGGCACCGGCGTCGGTGGCCGTATCCGCAAGCAGGACGTCGTCGCCGCCGCCGAGGCCGCGAAGGCCGCCGCCGCTCCGGCTCCGGCCGTCGCTGCCCCGGCCGCCGCCGCCAAGAAGGCACCCAGCCTGGAGGCCTCTCCCCTCCGTGGCCAGACCGTCAAGATGCCGCGCATCCGCAAGGTCATCGGCGACAACATGGTCAAGGCGCTGCACGAGCAGGCGCAGCTGTCGTCGGTCGTCGAGGTCGACGTCACACGTCTGATGAAGCTGCGTGCCCGGGCGAAGGACTCGTTCGCGGCCCGTGAGGGCGTCAAGCTCTCCCCGATGCCGTTCTTCGTCAAGGCCGCGGCCCAGGCGTTGAAGGCGCACGCGCCCGTCAACGCCCGGATCAACGTGGACGAGGGCACGATCACCTACTTCGACACCGAGAGCATCGGTATCGCGGTGGACTCCGAGAAGGGCCTGATGACCCCGGTCATCAAGCACGCCGGTGACCTCAACATCGCCGGTATCGCCAAGGCCACCGCCGAGCTCGCGGGCAAGGTCCGGGCGAACAAGATCACTCCGGACGAGCTGTCCGGCGCGACCTTCACCATCTCCAACACCGGTTCGCGCGGTGCGCTCTTCGACACGATCATCGTGCCGCCGGGCCAGGTCGCGATCCTCGGTATCGGTGCCACGGTCAAGCGTCCGGCGGTCATCGAGACCGAGGAGGGCACGGTCATCGGCATCCGCGACATGACCTACCTGACCCTCTCCTACGACCACCGTCTGGTGGACGGCGCCGACGCGGCCCGTTACCTGACCGCGGTCAAGGCGATCCTGGAGGCGGGCGAGTTCGAGGTCGAGCTCGGCCTGTAA
- a CDS encoding GntR family transcriptional regulator, producing the protein MTAPVVHSLREQIREHIVEGIVSGRWQPGERIVERRIATELEVSQTPVREALRELESLRLIESAPNKGVRVRNLTAADLEESYPVRAGLEAIAAELAAARLAEDCSALEPHVAALYEADRESDGTGQVRHTVGFHRELVRAAGNSVLLHTWEGLGIEVFTALSIRWLGTVQQSYAEEHEELVAAFRRRDPRIADIVKAHVLGCAPRP; encoded by the coding sequence ATGACCGCGCCCGTCGTCCACTCGCTGCGCGAACAGATCCGCGAGCACATCGTGGAGGGGATCGTCAGCGGGCGCTGGCAGCCGGGCGAGCGGATCGTGGAGCGGCGTATCGCGACCGAGCTGGAGGTCAGCCAGACGCCGGTGCGGGAGGCGCTGCGCGAGCTGGAGTCGCTGCGGCTGATCGAGTCCGCGCCGAACAAGGGCGTACGGGTGCGGAACCTGACGGCGGCCGACCTGGAGGAGAGCTACCCGGTCCGGGCCGGTCTGGAGGCGATCGCCGCGGAGCTGGCGGCGGCCCGGCTGGCGGAGGACTGCTCGGCCCTGGAACCGCATGTCGCCGCGCTGTACGAGGCCGACCGGGAGTCGGACGGCACGGGGCAGGTGCGGCACACGGTGGGCTTCCACCGGGAGCTGGTGCGGGCGGCCGGCAACTCGGTGCTGCTGCACACCTGGGAGGGCCTGGGCATCGAGGTCTTCACGGCTCTGTCGATCCGCTGGCTGGGGACGGTCCAGCAGTCGTACGCCGAGGAGCACGAGGAACTGGTGGCGGCGTTCCGCAGGCGGGATCCACGGATCGCCGACATCGTGAAGGCGCACGTGCTGGGGTGCGCGCCGAGGCCGTGA
- the aceE gene encoding pyruvate dehydrogenase (acetyl-transferring), homodimeric type yields the protein MTDPYAIQPSELDQLPDRDPEETAEWQASLDAVAKAAGPHRAAYLMRRTLERAEGNGIALPKLLETDYVNTIPTAAEPGLPGDPEMEARITAWNRWNAAAMVTRGSKYGVGGHIATFASAAWLYETGFNHFFKGKEADGSGDQLYIQGHASPGIYARAFLDGRLNEHQLDHFRRESGGDGLPSYPHPRRLPWLWEFPTVSMGLGPLSAIYQARFNRYLTARGIKDVTDSHVWAFLGDGEMDEPESTAALALASREGLDNLTFVINCNLQRLDGPVRANFKIVQELEAQFRGAGWNVIKSLWGGAWDELFALDTTGALVRRLREVPDAQVQTYQTRDAAYIRQDFFGKDPALAEMAKLLSDDKILECFHLSRGGHEARKVYAAYKAAVEFKGAPTVILAQTVKGHTLGEGFASKNANHQMKKLSVDEFKTMRDLLELPIKDSDFVDGVVPYGHPGADSPEVRYLQERRAALGGPAPARRTHALAPLPAPAEKAFTSFDKGSGTQNVATTMAFVRLVKDLVRDKETGKRWVPIVPDEARTFGMESLFPSLGIYSPKGQTYEPVDRDQLMYYKEAKNGQILNEGITEAGSMADFIAASTAYSTHGETMIPFYIFYSMFGWQRTADQMWQLGDQLGRGFLVGATAGRTTLTGEGLQHADGHSPVIAATNPAALSYDPAFAYEVATIVKDGLRRMYGEAAPGEDQNVFYYLTVYNEPIPQPAKPSGSGVDEGIVKGLYRFNTAESAGVEVAAANAPRVQLLASGTAIHWVLQAQRMLAEEWGVAADVWSATSWTELRRDALEADAALLRGEERVPYVRQALNGAEGPVLAVSDYMRQVPDQIAQWVEQDWSSLGADGFGLSDTREGARRHFGVDAESVVVAALAQLARRGEVKATAVKEAREKYGL from the coding sequence ATGACCGACCCCTACGCCATCCAGCCGAGCGAGCTCGACCAGCTCCCCGACCGGGACCCCGAGGAGACCGCCGAATGGCAGGCCTCCCTGGACGCGGTCGCCAAGGCGGCCGGCCCGCACCGTGCCGCGTACCTGATGCGCCGCACGCTGGAGAGGGCGGAGGGCAACGGCATCGCGCTGCCGAAGCTCCTCGAGACGGACTACGTCAACACCATCCCCACCGCCGCCGAGCCGGGCCTGCCCGGTGACCCGGAGATGGAGGCCCGTATCACCGCGTGGAACCGCTGGAACGCGGCCGCGATGGTGACCCGGGGCAGCAAATACGGCGTCGGCGGCCACATCGCCACCTTCGCCTCCGCGGCCTGGCTCTACGAGACCGGGTTCAACCACTTCTTCAAGGGCAAGGAGGCCGACGGGTCCGGCGACCAGCTCTACATCCAGGGCCACGCCTCCCCCGGCATCTACGCCCGCGCCTTCCTCGACGGCCGGCTGAACGAGCACCAGCTCGACCACTTCCGCCGCGAGTCGGGCGGCGACGGCCTCCCGTCGTACCCGCACCCCCGCCGCCTGCCCTGGCTGTGGGAGTTCCCGACCGTGTCGATGGGCCTCGGCCCGCTCTCCGCGATCTACCAGGCGCGTTTCAACCGCTACCTGACGGCCCGCGGCATCAAGGACGTCACGGACTCGCACGTCTGGGCCTTCCTCGGTGACGGCGAGATGGACGAGCCGGAGTCGACGGCCGCCCTCGCACTCGCGAGCCGCGAGGGTCTCGACAACCTGACCTTCGTCATCAACTGCAACCTGCAGCGCCTCGACGGCCCGGTCCGCGCCAACTTCAAGATCGTGCAGGAGCTGGAGGCCCAGTTCCGCGGCGCCGGCTGGAACGTCATCAAGTCGCTGTGGGGCGGTGCGTGGGACGAGCTGTTCGCGCTCGACACCACCGGCGCGCTCGTACGGCGGCTGCGTGAGGTGCCCGACGCGCAGGTGCAGACGTACCAGACGCGCGACGCCGCCTACATCCGCCAGGACTTCTTCGGCAAGGACCCGGCGCTCGCCGAGATGGCGAAGCTGCTGTCCGACGACAAGATCCTGGAGTGTTTCCACCTGTCCCGCGGTGGCCACGAGGCGCGCAAGGTGTACGCCGCCTACAAGGCCGCCGTCGAGTTCAAGGGCGCGCCGACCGTGATCCTGGCCCAGACGGTCAAGGGCCACACCCTGGGCGAGGGCTTCGCGTCGAAGAACGCCAACCACCAGATGAAGAAGCTCTCGGTGGACGAGTTCAAGACGATGCGCGATCTGCTCGAACTCCCCATCAAGGACAGCGACTTCGTCGACGGTGTGGTGCCCTACGGCCACCCGGGCGCCGACTCCCCCGAGGTCCGCTACCTCCAGGAGCGCCGCGCGGCCCTCGGCGGTCCGGCCCCGGCCCGCCGTACGCACGCGCTCGCCCCGCTGCCCGCGCCGGCGGAGAAGGCCTTCACGTCCTTCGACAAGGGCTCGGGCACCCAGAACGTGGCCACCACCATGGCCTTCGTCCGTCTCGTCAAGGACCTGGTCCGCGACAAGGAGACGGGCAAACGCTGGGTGCCGATCGTCCCCGACGAGGCGCGCACCTTCGGCATGGAGTCGCTGTTCCCGTCCCTCGGGATCTACTCCCCCAAGGGCCAGACGTACGAGCCGGTCGACCGCGACCAGCTGATGTACTACAAGGAGGCCAAGAACGGCCAGATCCTCAACGAGGGGATCACCGAGGCCGGTTCGATGGCCGACTTCATCGCCGCGTCCACCGCGTACTCCACGCACGGCGAGACGATGATCCCGTTCTACATCTTCTACTCGATGTTCGGCTGGCAGCGCACGGCCGACCAGATGTGGCAGCTCGGCGACCAGCTGGGCCGCGGCTTCCTGGTCGGCGCGACGGCGGGCCGTACGACGCTGACGGGCGAGGGCCTGCAGCACGCGGACGGCCACTCGCCGGTGATCGCGGCGACGAACCCGGCGGCGCTGTCGTACGACCCGGCGTTCGCGTACGAGGTCGCGACGATCGTCAAGGACGGACTGCGCCGTATGTACGGCGAGGCGGCCCCGGGCGAGGACCAGAACGTCTTCTACTACCTGACGGTCTACAACGAGCCGATCCCGCAGCCGGCGAAGCCGTCCGGCTCCGGCGTCGACGAGGGCATCGTCAAGGGCCTGTACCGCTTCAACACGGCCGAGTCGGCGGGTGTCGAGGTGGCCGCGGCCAACGCCCCGCGCGTCCAGCTGCTCGCCTCCGGCACCGCGATCCACTGGGTCCTTCAGGCCCAGCGGATGCTGGCCGAGGAGTGGGGGGTCGCGGCCGACGTCTGGTCGGCGACGTCCTGGACGGAGCTGCGCCGGGACGCCCTGGAGGCGGACGCGGCCCTGCTGCGCGGCGAGGAGCGGGTGCCGTACGTCCGGCAGGCGCTGAACGGCGCCGAGGGCCCGGTGCTGGCGGTCTCCGACTACATGCGTCAGGTCCCCGACCAGATCGCGCAGTGGGTCGAGCAGGACTGGTCCTCCCTGGGCGCGGACGGCTTCGGCCTCTCCGACACCCGCGAGGGCGCCCGCCGCCACTTCGGCGTCGACGCCGAGTCGGTCGTCGTCGCGGCCCTGGCCCAGCTCGCCCGCCGCGGCGAGGTCAAGGCGACCGCGGTGAAGGAAGCACGCGAGAAGTACGGCCTGTAG
- a CDS encoding helix-turn-helix transcriptional regulator has protein sequence MRAARLIKMVLLLQSRSSMTAGELARELEVSERTVTRDAQALSEAGVPVYADRGRTGGYRLIGGYRTRLTGLARGEAEALFLSGVPGALREMGLEDTASAARLKVSAALLPSLSDASRTAAQRFHLDAPNWFAEPKSPELLPAVADAVWDDRRFTARYRSRAAEVERELEPYGLVLKAGVWYLCARIPGDGSFRVYRIDRFTAVTAGEERFERDGEFDLPRFWEERAEQFARSILHAEVVVRLSAGGVRALPYAVDTVTAREALASARAPDGDGWVTVTLRVESEEVAHAQLASLGPEAEVLAPESLRARFARDAVRLARLYRT, from the coding sequence ATGCGCGCCGCCCGCCTGATCAAGATGGTCCTGCTGCTCCAGTCGCGGTCCTCCATGACCGCGGGCGAGCTGGCGCGGGAGTTGGAGGTGTCGGAGCGGACCGTGACCCGGGACGCGCAGGCGCTGTCGGAGGCGGGGGTCCCGGTGTACGCCGACCGGGGGCGGACCGGCGGGTACCGGCTGATCGGCGGGTACCGGACCCGGCTGACCGGGCTGGCCCGCGGCGAGGCCGAGGCCCTGTTCCTCTCCGGTGTGCCGGGGGCGCTGCGCGAGATGGGCCTGGAGGACACCGCCTCCGCCGCCCGGCTGAAGGTGTCCGCCGCCCTCCTGCCCTCCCTCAGCGACGCCTCCCGTACGGCCGCTCAGCGGTTCCATCTCGACGCGCCGAACTGGTTCGCCGAGCCGAAGTCCCCCGAGCTGCTGCCCGCCGTCGCGGACGCGGTGTGGGACGACCGGCGGTTCACCGCGCGCTACCGGAGCCGGGCGGCCGAGGTGGAGCGGGAGTTGGAGCCGTACGGGCTCGTGCTCAAGGCGGGGGTCTGGTACCTGTGCGCGCGGATCCCCGGGGACGGTTCCTTCCGGGTGTACCGGATCGACCGGTTCACCGCGGTGACGGCGGGCGAGGAGCGGTTCGAGCGGGACGGGGAGTTCGATCTGCCCCGGTTCTGGGAGGAGCGGGCGGAACAGTTCGCGCGGTCGATCCTGCACGCCGAGGTCGTCGTCCGGCTGTCCGCGGGCGGGGTGCGCGCCCTGCCGTACGCCGTCGACACCGTCACCGCCCGGGAGGCGCTGGCGTCAGCCCGGGCGCCGGACGGGGACGGGTGGGTGACGGTGACCCTGCGGGTGGAGTCCGAGGAGGTCGCCCACGCGCAGCTGGCCTCGCTGGGGCCGGAGGCCGAGGTGCTGGCTCCGGAGAGCCTGCGGGCGCGGTTCGCGAGGGACGCCGTACGTCTGGCGAGGCTGTACAGGACGTGA